The following proteins are encoded in a genomic region of Bernardetia sp. MNP-M8:
- a CDS encoding IS982 family transposase produces MFDKTIKFDEDHLIGIFYLVDEFCLQAQSYVSSKWVGTKSSSTFTPSPTRVPQLSASEIMTILVYYNYSGYKNFQYYYQRFVCNDLVPYFPKLCSYNRFLELIERVSLPMYVLAKLLCAKSEETGTYFIDSKKIVVSDNRRIHSHKVFKDIAKRGKGSMGWFFGFKLHLVINHLGEVMAFEITAANKADNNHNLLKNLLKNLKGNCFGDKGYLTKLWEQLYEKGLKMITKTKKNMKNQLITLKEKYTLRKRAIIESVNDILISVFDVEHSRHRKPINAFTHMAATIVAYHFYPEKPRIFVPK; encoded by the coding sequence ATGTTTGACAAAACTATAAAATTCGACGAAGACCACCTAATCGGTATTTTTTATTTAGTAGATGAGTTCTGTTTACAAGCTCAATCTTATGTATCTAGTAAATGGGTGGGAACAAAAAGCAGTTCCACTTTCACCCCTTCTCCTACTCGTGTTCCCCAGTTATCAGCTAGTGAAATAATGACTATTTTAGTATATTATAATTACTCAGGTTATAAGAATTTTCAATACTATTATCAACGTTTTGTGTGTAACGATTTAGTCCCTTATTTTCCTAAACTTTGCTCCTATAACCGATTTTTAGAATTAATAGAAAGGGTAAGTTTACCTATGTATGTACTCGCCAAACTCCTGTGTGCTAAAAGTGAAGAAACAGGTACTTACTTCATTGATTCTAAGAAAATAGTTGTTTCTGATAATCGTCGTATTCACTCTCATAAAGTGTTCAAAGACATTGCAAAACGAGGAAAAGGGTCAATGGGGTGGTTTTTTGGATTTAAACTTCACTTAGTCATCAATCATTTAGGAGAGGTAATGGCTTTTGAAATTACAGCAGCAAATAAGGCTGATAATAACCACAATCTACTCAAAAATTTATTGAAAAATTTGAAAGGAAATTGCTTTGGTGATAAAGGATATTTGACAAAACTTTGGGAACAACTCTATGAAAAGGGACTTAAAATGATAACTAAAACAAAAAAAAATATGAAGAATCAACTCATCACATTGAAAGAAAAATACACACTTAGAAAAAGAGCCATTATTGAATCTGTAAATGATATTTTAATTTCCGTTTTTGACGTAGAACATTCTAGACATAGGA
- a CDS encoding NAD(P)/FAD-dependent oxidoreductase, whose amino-acid sequence MSSKVTLVGAGLVGSLLSIFLAKKGLQVEVFERRPDYRKIGAVGGRSINLALSDRGWRALKEAGIEKRIKDVALPMRGRMMHATDGELTFQPYGKENQAIYSVSRAILNEVLMDVAEKEHGVKFNFNQRCEDVDIKEAKATFENEEDGKNNERQTIKSDVIIGADGAFSSVRGHMQRMPLFNYTQYYLPHGYKELHIPANEDGSHKLAPDALHIWPRHSFMLIALPNTDGSFTCTLFLPFESDKGNKEAFEKLNTDKEIMAFFETHFADTIPLMPTLLDDFKQNPTSSLVTIRCSPWAYEGNVCLIGDASHAIVPFYGQGMNSGFEDCFYFNEFMEKQLEENDSINWKDLFSDFQDERIPNANAIADLAIQNFIEMRDRVADPEFLLRKKIEAKLHEKFPSRWIPQYTMVTFSHLPYSYALATGKKQEQIMNEIMKKEGIETNWENLDWEQIVDKLHK is encoded by the coding sequence ATGTCTTCAAAAGTGACTTTAGTAGGTGCTGGTTTAGTAGGTTCTTTGCTTTCTATTTTTTTAGCAAAAAAAGGACTGCAAGTAGAAGTTTTTGAGCGTCGTCCAGATTATCGTAAAATTGGTGCTGTTGGTGGGCGTTCTATCAATTTGGCTTTAAGTGATAGAGGTTGGAGAGCTTTAAAAGAAGCAGGAATCGAAAAAAGAATCAAAGATGTTGCACTTCCTATGCGTGGGCGAATGATGCATGCGACAGATGGAGAACTAACTTTTCAGCCGTATGGAAAAGAAAATCAAGCTATTTATTCAGTTTCAAGAGCAATCTTGAATGAAGTTTTGATGGATGTAGCTGAAAAAGAACATGGTGTAAAATTCAATTTTAATCAGCGTTGTGAAGATGTAGATATAAAAGAAGCAAAAGCAACTTTTGAAAATGAAGAAGATGGAAAAAATAATGAAAGACAAACCATAAAATCTGATGTTATTATTGGTGCAGATGGTGCTTTTTCATCTGTACGTGGACACATGCAAAGAATGCCTCTTTTCAATTATACACAATACTATCTTCCTCACGGTTATAAAGAACTTCATATTCCTGCCAATGAAGATGGAAGTCATAAATTAGCACCTGACGCATTACATATTTGGCCTCGCCATAGTTTTATGTTGATTGCACTGCCTAATACGGATGGAAGTTTTACTTGTACACTTTTCTTGCCTTTTGAAAGTGATAAAGGAAATAAAGAAGCCTTCGAAAAGCTCAATACAGATAAAGAAATAATGGCGTTTTTTGAAACTCATTTTGCTGATACAATCCCGCTTATGCCAACTTTACTAGATGATTTTAAGCAAAATCCTACGTCTTCTTTGGTTACAATTCGTTGTTCGCCTTGGGCGTATGAAGGAAATGTTTGTTTGATTGGTGACGCTTCTCATGCAATTGTTCCTTTTTATGGACAAGGAATGAATTCGGGTTTTGAAGACTGTTTTTATTTCAATGAGTTTATGGAAAAACAGCTTGAAGAGAACGATTCTATCAACTGGAAAGATTTATTTTCAGATTTTCAAGATGAACGTATTCCAAATGCAAATGCTATTGCAGATTTGGCGATTCAGAATTTTATAGAAATGCGTGATAGAGTGGCTGATCCAGAATTTTTGTTGAGAAAAAAGATTGAAGCTAAGTTACATGAAAAGTTTCCTAGTCGTTGGATTCCACAATATACAATGGTTACTTTTAGTCATTTACCGTATTCGTATGCACTTGCTACTGGTAAAAAACAAGAGCAAATTATGAATGAAATTATGAAAAAAGAAGGCATTGAAACAAACTGGGAAAATTTGGATTGGGAGCAGATTGTAGATAAACTGCATAAATGA
- a CDS encoding alpha-ketoglutarate-dependent dioxygenase AlkB: MDLFNQSLFQNKLPFILPQKKGYSYFFDENKKTFIITIPNGKLIFVPNFFDENLNNELMDYFLENDYNLNWNKIDWREFEKEKLQEIHFKNINWTHDQIKIFGKLLFEPRFSAWYGDEEAAYSYSGLKLKPNPWNEKLLFIKSKIEKLITLEETKKIKFNSVLLNWYRDGQDSMGWHSDNEKELGQNPVIASVNFGVPRRFLLR, encoded by the coding sequence ATGGACTTATTCAATCAATCTTTATTTCAAAACAAATTACCTTTCATTTTACCTCAAAAAAAAGGCTATTCGTATTTTTTTGATGAAAATAAAAAAACATTTATCATCACTATTCCGAATGGAAAATTGATTTTTGTGCCGAATTTTTTTGATGAGAATTTGAATAATGAATTGATGGATTATTTTTTAGAAAATGACTATAATCTAAACTGGAATAAGATAGATTGGAGAGAGTTTGAGAAAGAAAAACTACAAGAAATACATTTTAAGAATATAAATTGGACACACGACCAAATTAAAATTTTTGGAAAGTTACTTTTTGAACCTCGTTTTTCGGCTTGGTATGGAGATGAAGAGGCTGCTTATTCTTATTCTGGTCTAAAATTAAAACCTAATCCTTGGAATGAAAAATTACTATTTATAAAATCAAAAATTGAAAAGTTGATAACTTTAGAAGAAACTAAAAAAATAAAATTCAATAGTGTTTTGTTAAATTGGTATAGAGATGGACAAGATTCAATGGGTTGGCACAGTGATAATGAAAAAGAATTAGGTCAAAATCCTGTTATCGCTTCGGTTAATTTTGGTGTTCCTCGTCGCTTTTTATTGCGATAA
- a CDS encoding ATP-binding protein, translating to MRNYLTLSISFSFVISFIFIIQFLFFIQNYSFAQDEYTKDGKKVSVEEYLSMSKERESQEDYRGASDYLNKAALIKWEAKELRPAINYFHQSLDFNRKVNNKSGMYGIYSNLAMIYADLSKYDSSLYFFQKTLEGRRKNSENITIISSLINISVVLNNLQRYDDSAKFLKEALEIAQEANDIAQMRSCYGMLAETYEKAGNDEQKTYYFNLYKSFNELLQKRKIEKVETDLDKEKLKAEVLALQKEKLDLELINQGLELRQKTEIVESQQDSLGILTNKYTKQELAIELTREKVNAERAETIQRIQEQKAITRIAVLIAFFILIVSGLLFYFYIRTRQKNKYLAEQRNQLQEQAILLEEQQERLESQKSILEKQRDKLKASNGVKDKLFSIISHDLRTPFTSVNGYLTLIKYGALNLEEVTTLATEVKISVDHHLETLNNVLEWSKAQMQGLRPTPEKINLNKIAQNQKKFFKSLAESKEIEIINEVDTKAKVFADPNQLDIILRNLVGNALKFTSKQGKVSISSMIKNDLVIVSVTDTGIGMSKENLNKLFKKDKHFTTQGTNNEAGTGLGLLLCKDFIEANGGQIIVESEEGKGTSFIFDLPLAEQLQEIKS from the coding sequence ATGAGAAATTATTTAACTCTTTCAATTTCTTTCTCGTTTGTTATCTCCTTTATTTTCATAATTCAATTTCTGTTTTTTATCCAAAACTATTCTTTTGCACAAGATGAATATACCAAAGATGGAAAAAAAGTGAGTGTTGAAGAGTATCTTTCTATGTCTAAAGAAAGAGAAAGTCAAGAAGACTATAGAGGAGCAAGTGATTATCTCAATAAAGCTGCACTCATAAAATGGGAGGCAAAAGAGCTACGTCCTGCCATTAATTATTTTCATCAGTCATTAGATTTTAATAGAAAGGTAAATAATAAAAGTGGAATGTATGGAATTTATAGCAATTTGGCTATGATTTATGCTGACTTGTCAAAATATGATTCTTCACTTTATTTCTTTCAAAAAACATTAGAAGGAAGGCGTAAAAACTCTGAAAATATAACTATTATTTCTTCACTCATTAATATTTCTGTTGTCTTAAATAACCTACAAAGATATGATGATTCAGCTAAGTTTTTGAAAGAAGCCCTAGAAATAGCACAAGAAGCAAATGATATAGCTCAGATGAGAAGTTGTTATGGAATGCTTGCAGAAACTTATGAAAAGGCAGGTAATGATGAACAAAAGACCTATTATTTTAATCTCTATAAAAGTTTTAATGAACTTTTACAAAAACGAAAAATAGAGAAAGTCGAAACTGATTTGGATAAAGAAAAATTAAAAGCAGAAGTTTTAGCCCTCCAAAAGGAAAAATTAGATTTAGAATTGATTAATCAAGGTTTAGAACTACGCCAAAAAACGGAGATAGTTGAAAGTCAGCAAGATAGTTTAGGTATACTTACCAATAAATACACAAAACAAGAGCTTGCTATTGAGCTTACAAGAGAAAAAGTGAATGCTGAACGTGCTGAAACAATACAACGTATTCAGGAACAAAAAGCAATTACACGAATAGCTGTTTTGATAGCCTTTTTTATTTTGATAGTTAGTGGTCTTTTGTTTTACTTTTATATTCGTACACGCCAAAAAAATAAATATTTGGCAGAGCAGAGGAATCAATTACAAGAACAAGCTATTTTGTTGGAAGAACAACAAGAACGACTAGAAAGTCAAAAGTCAATTTTGGAAAAACAAAGAGATAAATTGAAGGCAAGTAACGGAGTGAAGGATAAATTATTTTCTATTATTTCTCATGACCTACGAACGCCTTTTACATCTGTGAATGGGTATTTGACACTCATTAAGTATGGAGCTTTAAATTTAGAAGAAGTAACAACACTGGCAACAGAAGTCAAGATTTCTGTCGACCACCATTTAGAAACACTTAATAATGTTTTGGAATGGTCAAAGGCACAAATGCAAGGTTTGAGACCAACACCAGAAAAAATTAATTTGAATAAAATAGCTCAAAATCAGAAAAAATTCTTTAAATCTCTTGCAGAAAGTAAAGAAATAGAGATTATAAATGAAGTAGACACAAAAGCTAAAGTATTTGCTGACCCCAATCAGCTTGATATTATTTTGAGAAATCTAGTAGGAAATGCACTCAAATTTACTTCTAAACAAGGAAAAGTTAGTATTTCATCTATGATAAAAAATGATCTAGTAATTGTTTCTGTAACTGATACAGGAATAGGAATGAGCAAAGAAAATCTAAATAAACTCTTTAAGAAAGACAAACATTTTACCACACAAGGCACTAATAATGAAGCTGGAACAGGTTTAGGACTACTTTTATGTAAAGACTTTATAGAAGCCAATGGAGGACAAATAATTGTAGAAAGCGAAGAAGGAAAAGGAACAAGTTTTATATTTGACTTACCTCTTGCCGAACAATTACAAGAAATAAAAAGCTAA
- the gatC gene encoding Asp-tRNA(Asn)/Glu-tRNA(Gln) amidotransferase subunit GatC, translating to MKVTVDKKLIEDISHLSRLEFSEDDKTAMADDLNEILGWVEQLNEIDTENTLPLTHISEEVNVMRNDEIANVLSHDKALKNAPKKDSDYFRTPKVIE from the coding sequence ATGAAAGTAACTGTAGATAAAAAATTAATTGAGGATATTTCACATCTCTCTCGTTTAGAATTTTCAGAAGATGACAAAACTGCTATGGCAGATGATTTAAACGAAATTTTGGGTTGGGTTGAACAGCTTAATGAAATTGATACTGAAAATACATTGCCACTTACACATATTTCAGAAGAAGTAAACGTAATGAGAAATGATGAAATAGCAAATGTTCTTTCACATGATAAAGCACTCAAAAATGCTCCTAAAAAAGATTCAGATTATTTCAGAACACCAAAAGTTATAGAATAA
- a CDS encoding choice-of-anchor D domain-containing protein, which yields MIKKYILLLLLGLSSQVVLGQNTRNNDAQVRVRAGTFIRGGNFANLTPTSSVTLDGTLTLRNDLLNNGTFTGNNNSLVSFEGGVTQNVLGTTALQLFELVVNNSANNVVLQNGVTLSNSLTLTNGQLISEVAPVTFTTTALNPIETNANRIIGTAIMSPRLIGTGTLTEFLGVSLDAGANLGNVSLTRYTGNTQGIIFNGTNEGIAVHWLLSSDNNVSRTITFNWLSGLDNGKDLTQMQLWRSTTGILPANWQTVNTIPVAMPTRSFGYLSNDLQRYWTFSDVLNPLNSLNPEINLQGNGTDIVDDDVTPSLTDDTNFGSVLECGTNTIVKTFTIQNTGTSVLNITGITIGGANAGNFTLGTLPTTVAVGGSETFTVTFDPSAIGVRNATISIDNNDTDENPYNFSIRGTGTADGTNPVIPTLADVTAECSVTPTAPTTTDNCAGTVTGTTGTVFPITAQGTTVVTWTFNDGNGNSVTADQNVILDDVTAPVVPTLADVTAECSVTPTAPTTTDNCVGTVIGTTGTVFPITAQGTTVVTWTFNDGNGNSVTADQNVILDDVTAPVVPTLADVTAECSVTPTAPTTTDNCAGTITGTTGTVFPITAQGTTVVTWTFDDGNGNTSTADQNIILDDVTAPVVPTLADVTAECSSTPTAPTTTDNCAGTVTGTTGTVFPITAQGTTVVTWTFDDGNGNTSTADQNVILDDVTAPVVPTLADITAECSSTPTAPTTTDNCVGTVIGTTGTTFPITAQGTTVVTWTFDDGNGNTSTADQNVILDDVTNPTITAPINVTVNTDTGLCTASGVALGTPTGSDNCGTPTFTNDAPATFPIGNTTVTWTADDGNGNTQTATQTVTVNSTREIDVQGNAVSIVDGDVTPNVSDDTDFGNTVTSRTITYTIENTGTETLTITSIVSSGTNTADFVVSSIPATVSAGGTATFDVTFTPSGTGTRTATITINNNDCDEAAYDFAVEGSNTSGGDVLLVRTGIFYPTIQQAVDAAIANDTIKPTGNRNYPENVIVDKNLTFTSDFTDYKNVNINQILVENGNKLTITGDMSIVEVLHLESTGEMEVTGSTTDFALLSSATQTALVINDSPTNTVVGTVIMERYLPAVSDLGGTDGRGYHLFSSPFSDATVSQFGDDMSLVLTTAYNTAPEPAFVRPFPTFFQYEESNAGATSSAYFNPFISNYKVPTTANLTVTRGYQANISTGVTVDLNGTLNNGSQSISVTNSGGGFSQEGYNLVGNPYPSPIDWELVLLASTGVEDAVYIDIPVNQYQGIFAEYVNGVSNNGGKKEIASMQGFFVRTLGGGTVNMNNGVRLSTDTRFYKTTETENLKEGLIRIALKKGNSLDETTIYFESGATPNFDGKYDAAKLHKMNSASPTLYSYNENTETAETEYFAINGLGRFDSDQSLPLAMNILTDGEYEITLRSMKYFHSKHELYLYDSLTDSLHNLKAEGDYKFEATKGNEVKRFVLLFKTEASQDFFENEKLMVYPNPTPNRFSYSLRTNREGNYTIRLFDATGRIIFEESKTKEGAFLEGTIDLEKQASGLYLLQVSDSEKTTTVRIVKE from the coding sequence ATGATAAAAAAATATATTTTATTGCTTCTTTTAGGGCTATCTTCTCAAGTGGTTTTAGGACAAAATACACGGAACAATGATGCCCAAGTTAGAGTGAGAGCAGGTACGTTTATTAGAGGAGGAAACTTTGCTAACCTAACACCTACCTCTTCGGTAACACTTGATGGAACGCTTACACTACGGAATGACCTCTTAAATAATGGAACATTTACAGGAAATAACAATTCCCTTGTGTCCTTTGAAGGGGGAGTAACACAAAATGTTCTTGGAACTACTGCCTTACAATTATTTGAGCTAGTAGTTAATAACTCGGCAAACAACGTCGTACTCCAAAATGGAGTAACACTAAGTAATAGTTTGACCTTGACAAATGGACAACTTATCAGTGAAGTTGCTCCTGTAACTTTTACAACAACTGCCCTTAATCCTATTGAAACTAATGCAAATCGAATAATAGGTACTGCCATTATGAGTCCTCGCCTTATTGGAACAGGAACTTTGACAGAGTTTTTAGGTGTATCGCTGGATGCAGGAGCTAATCTAGGTAATGTTTCGCTTACACGTTATACTGGCAACACACAAGGAATTATTTTTAATGGAACAAATGAAGGTATTGCTGTGCATTGGTTATTGAGTAGTGATAACAATGTGTCTCGTACGATTACTTTCAACTGGCTTTCAGGTTTAGATAACGGAAAAGACTTAACTCAAATGCAACTTTGGCGATCTACTACAGGAATACTTCCAGCAAACTGGCAGACCGTAAATACAATACCAGTTGCAATGCCAACACGTTCTTTTGGATATCTAAGTAACGATTTACAGCGTTATTGGACATTTTCAGACGTGTTAAACCCATTAAACTCATTAAATCCAGAAATCAATCTACAAGGTAATGGAACTGATATTGTAGATGATGATGTAACGCCAAGTCTAACTGATGACACTAATTTTGGAAGTGTTTTAGAGTGTGGCACAAATACGATTGTCAAAACCTTTACCATTCAAAATACAGGGACATCCGTTTTGAATATTACAGGAATTACTATTGGAGGAGCAAATGCAGGTAATTTTACATTGGGGACTCTTCCAACAACTGTAGCAGTAGGTGGAAGTGAAACCTTTACGGTTACTTTTGACCCTTCTGCAATAGGCGTTCGAAATGCAACTATTAGTATTGATAATAATGATACAGACGAAAATCCATATAATTTTTCTATTCGTGGAACAGGAACAGCAGATGGTACAAATCCAGTCATTCCAACTTTAGCAGATGTTACTGCTGAATGTAGTGTAACCCCAACTGCACCAACAACAACAGATAATTGTGCAGGAACAGTTACAGGAACAACAGGAACAGTATTTCCAATCACGGCACAAGGAACAACGGTTGTAACTTGGACATTTAACGATGGTAATGGCAATTCAGTAACTGCTGATCAAAATGTAATTCTTGATGATGTTACAGCACCAGTAGTGCCGACATTAGCAGATGTTACAGCCGAATGTAGTGTAACCCCAACTGCACCAACAACAACAGATAATTGTGTAGGAACAGTAATAGGAACAACAGGAACAGTATTTCCAATTACTGCCCAAGGAACAACGGTTGTAACTTGGACATTTAACGATGGTAATGGCAATTCAGTAACTGCTGATCAAAATGTAATTCTTGATGATGTTACAGCACCAGTAGTGCCGACATTAGCAGATGTTACAGCCGAATGTAGTGTAACCCCAACTGCACCAACAACAACAGATAATTGTGCAGGAACAATTACAGGAACAACAGGAACAGTATTTCCAATTACTGCCCAAGGAACAACGGTTGTAACTTGGACATTTGATGATGGTAATGGAAATACATCGACAGCAGACCAAAATATAATTCTTGATGATGTTACAGCACCAGTAGTGCCGACATTAGCAGATGTTACTGCTGAATGTTCGTCTACTCCAACTGCACCAACAACAACAGATAATTGTGCAGGAACAGTAACAGGAACAACAGGAACAGTATTTCCAATTACAGCCCAAGGAACAACAGTTGTAACTTGGACATTTGATGATGGGAATGGAAATACATCGACAGCAGACCAAAATGTAATTCTTGATGATGTTACAGCACCAGTAGTGCCGACATTAGCAGATATTACTGCTGAATGTTCGTCTACTCCAACTGCACCCACAACTACAGATAACTGTGTTGGAACAGTAATAGGAACAACAGGAACAACATTTCCAATCACAGCACAAGGAACAACAGTTGTAACTTGGACATTTGATGATGGGAATGGAAATACATCGACAGCAGACCAAAATGTAATTCTTGATGATGTTACAAATCCAACGATTACAGCACCAATAAATGTGACTGTAAACACAGATACAGGACTTTGTACAGCTTCTGGAGTTGCTTTAGGCACACCAACAGGAAGTGATAATTGTGGAACACCTACCTTCACAAATGATGCTCCTGCTACTTTCCCTATTGGAAACACAACCGTAACTTGGACAGCAGATGATGGTAATGGAAATACTCAAACAGCAACACAAACAGTTACTGTAAACAGCACTAGAGAAATCGATGTGCAAGGAAATGCAGTTTCTATTGTAGATGGCGATGTAACCCCCAATGTTTCTGATGATACAGATTTTGGAAACACAGTCACATCAAGAACTATTACTTATACGATTGAAAATACTGGAACAGAGACTTTGACTATTACTTCTATTGTCTCCAGTGGAACAAATACAGCTGATTTTGTAGTAAGTAGTATTCCAGCAACCGTTAGTGCAGGGGGAACAGCTACTTTTGATGTTACTTTTACGCCTTCTGGAACAGGAACAAGAACAGCAACCATTACAATAAATAACAATGATTGTGATGAAGCTGCTTATGATTTTGCAGTAGAAGGAAGTAATACTTCTGGAGGTGATGTGCTTTTGGTACGTACAGGTATTTTTTACCCTACTATCCAACAAGCAGTTGATGCAGCGATAGCAAATGATACCATAAAACCGACAGGAAATAGAAATTATCCTGAAAATGTAATCGTAGATAAAAACCTCACTTTTACTTCTGATTTTACAGATTATAAAAATGTAAACATCAATCAGATTTTAGTAGAAAATGGAAATAAACTGACTATTACAGGCGATATGAGTATTGTAGAGGTTTTACATTTAGAATCTACTGGCGAAATGGAAGTTACAGGTTCAACAACTGATTTTGCCTTGCTTTCTTCTGCAACTCAAACGGCTTTAGTAATCAATGATTCTCCTACAAATACAGTTGTAGGAACTGTCATTATGGAACGCTACTTACCTGCTGTTTCAGATTTAGGAGGCACAGATGGAAGAGGGTATCATTTATTTAGTTCTCCTTTTTCTGATGCAACTGTTTCCCAGTTTGGCGATGATATGAGTCTAGTTCTGACGACAGCTTACAATACAGCTCCCGAACCTGCCTTTGTTCGTCCTTTCCCTACTTTCTTCCAGTATGAAGAAAGTAATGCAGGTGCAACATCAAGTGCTTATTTCAATCCATTTATTTCTAATTACAAAGTTCCTACCACAGCTAATTTGACTGTAACTAGAGGTTATCAAGCCAATATTTCAACAGGTGTAACGGTAGATTTGAATGGAACATTGAATAATGGAAGTCAATCTATTTCTGTTACAAATAGTGGAGGAGGATTTAGCCAAGAAGGTTATAATTTGGTTGGAAATCCATATCCATCTCCTATTGATTGGGAGTTAGTTTTGCTAGCTTCTACAGGAGTTGAAGATGCTGTTTATATTGATATTCCAGTTAATCAGTATCAAGGGATTTTTGCAGAATATGTCAATGGCGTTTCGAACAATGGAGGTAAAAAAGAAATTGCTTCTATGCAAGGTTTCTTTGTCAGAACTCTAGGTGGAGGAACTGTCAATATGAATAATGGGGTTCGTTTGAGTACGGATACTCGTTTCTATAAGACGACAGAAACTGAAAATCTGAAAGAAGGATTGATTAGAATTGCTCTCAAGAAAGGAAATTCTTTGGATGAAACCACAATTTATTTTGAATCAGGGGCAACTCCTAACTTTGATGGCAAATATGATGCAGCCAAACTTCACAAAATGAATAGTGCAAGCCCTACGCTTTATTCATACAATGAAAATACAGAAACAGCAGAAACGGAATATTTTGCTATCAATGGATTAGGACGTTTTGATTCCGACCAAAGTTTACCTTTAGCGATGAATATTCTGACAGATGGAGAGTATGAAATTACGCTTCGCAGTATGAAATATTTCCATTCAAAACACGAGCTTTATTTGTATGATTCATTGACGGATTCGTTACATAACTTAAAAGCAGAAGGCGATTATAAGTTTGAAGCAACAAAAGGAAATGAAGTAAAACGTTTTGTGCTTTTATTCAAAACAGAAGCAAGTCAAGATTTCTTTGAGAATGAAAAGCTAATGGTGTATCCAAATCCAACTCCAAATCGTTTTTCATATAGCTTGAGGACAAACAGAGAAGGAAATTACACCATTCGTTTGTTTGATGCCACAGGCAGAATCATCTTTGAGGAGAGCAAAACAAAAGAAGGAGCATTTTTAGAAGGCACAATTGATTTAGAAAAACAGGCTTCTGGTTTGTATTTACTTCAAGTTTCGGATTCTGAAAAAACAACTACTGTACGTATTGTTAAAGAATAA
- a CDS encoding tail fiber domain-containing protein has product MIKYNLLFVLLLTLLSTQSFSQGVAINTDNTDADASSMLDVKSTNKGVLIPRMTTAQRNAIATPAEGLLVYDTTTDSFWFFSGTWTQLGAGGADADFFVQGSTNNPSSITDNIYTRGNMVVGDNLSSTMDLVVTGAEPTFKIGSNLGSFNNVESGRLVFEENVPLYTTNPTSYCGFAFEHEGLINNLYLRTACVAPSTIMTFERNGDVGIGTEDPTATLSVNGTADKTGGGTWAAFSDRRLKKDIIPYTDGLSKILAINPVKFKYIKEFAIKDDLEKEFVGVIAQDIQQIAPYMVEEVVYKSDKKNPNDADYKEGSTTSNDNSGLTGENILSYDASALNYMLINAVKEQQAIIEQQATKIEALESEVKALKTLQEEINKIKKQLAEKE; this is encoded by the coding sequence ATGATAAAATATAATCTATTATTCGTTTTGCTGCTTACTCTACTTAGTACGCAGTCATTTTCTCAAGGTGTAGCCATCAATACTGATAACACAGATGCAGATGCGTCGTCTATGTTAGATGTAAAATCAACTAACAAGGGAGTTTTAATCCCCCGAATGACTACGGCACAGCGAAATGCCATTGCTACACCTGCAGAAGGTCTTTTGGTATATGATACTACAACAGATTCATTTTGGTTTTTTAGTGGAACATGGACACAACTTGGTGCAGGTGGAGCTGATGCTGATTTTTTTGTTCAAGGAAGTACAAACAACCCTAGCTCAATTACTGATAATATATACACAAGAGGAAATATGGTAGTGGGAGATAATTTAAGTAGTACTATGGACTTAGTAGTAACAGGAGCAGAACCCACCTTTAAAATAGGAAGTAATTTAGGAAGTTTTAATAACGTAGAGTCTGGAAGACTTGTTTTTGAAGAAAACGTACCACTTTATACTACCAATCCTACTAGCTACTGTGGTTTTGCTTTTGAACATGAGGGTCTTATTAACAACCTTTACCTACGTACAGCTTGTGTTGCTCCATCTACTATTATGACCTTTGAAAGAAATGGAGATGTAGGTATTGGCACAGAAGATCCTACAGCCACTCTTTCTGTTAATGGTACTGCAGATAAAACGGGTGGTGGAACTTGGGCTGCTTTTTCTGACAGAAGACTTAAAAAAGACATTATTCCTTATACAGATGGTCTTTCTAAGATTTTGGCAATCAACCCAGTAAAATTTAAGTATATAAAAGAGTTTGCAATAAAAGATGATCTTGAAAAAGAATTTGTTGGCGTTATTGCCCAAGATATTCAACAAATTGCTCCTTATATGGTAGAGGAAGTTGTTTACAAGTCTGATAAGAAAAACCCTAATGATGCTGATTACAAAGAAGGTAGTACGACTTCTAATGACAACAGTGGTCTAACTGGAGAAAATATCTTGTCTTATGATGCTTCGGCATTGAACTACATGCTTATCAATGCAGTAAAAGAACAACAAGCAATCATTGAGCAGCAAGCTACTAAGATAGAAGCATTAGAATCAGAAGTCAAAGCACTCAAAACACTTCAAGAAGAAATCAATAAGATAAAGAAACAACTTGCAGAAAAGGAATGA